The Mixta hanseatica genome includes a region encoding these proteins:
- the osmE gene encoding osmotically-inducible lipoprotein OsmE, translating to MKKLTGFIGAAVALAVLSGCTAYDRAESFVTQPVVKDVKKGMTRDQVRQVAGPASTEITMVHARGTCQTYVLGERDGKPQTYFVSYNDTGRVMNYGFQSCKEYDTDPQANQ from the coding sequence ATGAAAAAACTCACAGGATTTATCGGTGCTGCAGTGGCTTTGGCGGTGTTGTCTGGCTGTACCGCTTACGATCGTGCTGAAAGTTTCGTTACTCAGCCGGTGGTGAAGGATGTGAAAAAAGGAATGACGCGTGACCAGGTTCGTCAGGTTGCTGGCCCGGCGTCCACCGAAATCACCATGGTTCACGCACGCGGCACCTGCCAGACCTATGTGCTGGGCGAGCGTGACGGCAAACCGCAGACCTATTTCGTTAGCTATAACGATACCGGTCGCGTGATGAACTACGGCTTCCAGAGCTGTAAAGAGTACGATACCGATCCGCAGGCCAATCAGTAA
- a CDS encoding DUF6515 family protein, with amino-acid sequence MKKVIASLLVLTLTAPVIAVAHPGGGPGPGWHHGGGPGWGGPAPFRFLPEAATAVLIGGLTYYLLNGNYYQHQGDTYVVVEPPAERVTLDSRMHALDYNGQRYYVQDEHYYERNINGEYLEVPRPPGL; translated from the coding sequence ATGAAAAAGGTTATCGCATCGCTACTCGTCCTGACGCTAACCGCGCCGGTTATCGCGGTGGCCCATCCCGGTGGCGGGCCGGGTCCAGGCTGGCATCACGGCGGCGGTCCCGGCTGGGGAGGTCCAGCTCCCTTTCGCTTCCTGCCGGAGGCGGCTACCGCCGTACTGATTGGCGGCCTCACCTACTACTTGCTGAACGGCAACTATTATCAACATCAGGGAGACACTTACGTGGTAGTAGAACCACCAGCAGAGCGCGTTACGCTGGACAGCCGCATGCACGCGCTCGATTACAACGGGCAACGCTATTATGTACAGGACGAGCACTACTACGAGCGCAATATCAACGGGGAATATCTTGAGGTGCCGCGGCCGCCGGGGCTATAG
- the katE gene encoding catalase HPII, translating to MSKETDNKELSHSAPATGPESAKPGLDSLAPADGSHQPSPEPTPPGKQPTAPGSLKSPATRNAKLDQLDAHRKGGENFPLTTNQGTRIANDQNSLKAGTRGPTLLEDFIMREKITHFDHERIPERIVHARGSAAHGYFQPYRAMSDVTKADFLRDPDQVTPVFVRFSTVQGSAGSADTVRDIRGFATKFYTQEGVFDLVGNNTPVFFIQDAHKFPDFVHAVKPEPHNEIPQGQSAHDTFWDYVSLQPETLHNVMWAMSDRGIPRSYRTMEGFGIHTFRMINAEGKATFVRFHWKPVAGKASLLWDEAQKLTGRDPDFHRRDLWEAIEAGDYPEYELGVQLIPEADEFKFDFDLLDATKLIPEELVPVELIGKMVLNRNPDNFFAETEQVAFHPGHIVPGLDFTNDPLLQGRLFSYTDTQISRLGGPNFHEIPINRPVCPYHNFQRQGMHRMDIDTNPANYEPNSINDNWPRETPPQPRRGGFESYQERIEGHKVRERSPSFGEYYSQPRLFWLSQTPIEQQHIIEAFSFELGKVARAYIRERVVDHLLHIDVSLAHGVAQNLGIALSDEKLHTAPPKDVNGLRKDASLSLYAIPNGNIKGRQVALLLSDGVKAADVLAILQELKAHGVHAKLLASHMGQVRADDGSTLPIDGTFSGLPSVTVDAVIVPDGNIDALLLSGDARYYLLEAYKHLKVIGLSGDARRFKAQFGLGDEEPEEGLVEDVKAEGVLMSEFIAFLGAHRIWSRSQKALSVPA from the coding sequence ATGTCGAAAGAAACCGATAATAAGGAACTGAGCCACAGCGCACCGGCTACAGGTCCCGAATCCGCCAAGCCAGGTCTGGACTCTTTAGCCCCCGCAGATGGATCGCACCAGCCTTCACCCGAACCCACGCCGCCGGGTAAACAGCCCACCGCGCCGGGCAGTCTGAAGTCGCCTGCCACGCGTAACGCCAAACTCGATCAGCTGGACGCGCACCGTAAGGGCGGTGAAAACTTCCCGCTGACTACCAATCAGGGCACGCGTATCGCCAACGATCAAAACTCACTGAAGGCGGGTACGCGCGGTCCAACGCTGCTGGAAGATTTCATCATGCGTGAAAAAATCACGCATTTTGACCATGAGCGCATTCCTGAACGTATCGTGCATGCGCGCGGCTCGGCGGCGCACGGCTATTTCCAGCCCTATCGCGCCATGAGCGACGTCACCAAAGCGGATTTCCTGCGCGATCCCGATCAGGTTACGCCGGTCTTCGTACGCTTCTCTACGGTTCAGGGCAGCGCCGGTTCCGCCGATACCGTGCGTGATATCCGCGGCTTCGCCACCAAATTTTATACCCAGGAAGGGGTTTTCGATCTGGTCGGCAACAATACGCCGGTTTTCTTTATTCAGGACGCGCATAAATTTCCTGACTTTGTCCATGCGGTGAAACCCGAACCTCACAATGAAATCCCGCAGGGACAAAGCGCGCATGATACCTTCTGGGATTATGTATCGCTGCAGCCGGAAACGCTGCATAACGTGATGTGGGCGATGTCCGATCGCGGCATCCCGCGCAGCTATCGCACCATGGAAGGCTTTGGTATTCATACCTTCCGTATGATTAATGCTGAAGGGAAAGCGACTTTTGTCCGCTTCCACTGGAAACCGGTCGCGGGCAAGGCGTCGCTGCTGTGGGACGAGGCGCAGAAGCTGACCGGGCGCGATCCCGATTTCCATCGCCGCGATCTGTGGGAAGCGATTGAGGCAGGCGATTACCCGGAATATGAGCTGGGGGTGCAGCTGATCCCGGAAGCGGATGAGTTTAAGTTTGATTTCGATCTGCTGGATGCTACCAAGCTGATCCCTGAAGAGCTGGTACCGGTAGAGCTAATCGGTAAGATGGTGCTGAACCGCAACCCGGATAACTTCTTTGCTGAAACCGAGCAGGTCGCCTTTCATCCGGGCCATATCGTGCCGGGACTGGATTTTACTAACGATCCGCTGCTGCAGGGCCGTCTGTTCTCCTATACCGATACGCAAATCAGCCGCCTGGGCGGGCCCAACTTCCATGAAATTCCTATCAACCGTCCGGTCTGTCCTTACCATAACTTCCAGCGCCAGGGTATGCATCGCATGGATATTGATACCAATCCAGCGAACTATGAGCCCAACTCCATTAACGATAACTGGCCGCGTGAAACGCCGCCGCAGCCGCGTCGCGGCGGTTTTGAAAGTTATCAGGAGCGCATTGAAGGACATAAGGTGCGCGAGCGTAGCCCGTCGTTCGGCGAATATTACTCTCAGCCGCGTCTGTTCTGGCTGAGCCAGACGCCGATTGAGCAGCAGCATATTATCGAAGCCTTCTCTTTTGAATTGGGCAAGGTGGCGCGCGCCTATATCCGCGAACGCGTGGTTGATCATCTGCTGCATATTGATGTCTCGCTGGCGCACGGCGTGGCGCAGAATCTGGGCATTGCGCTGTCGGATGAGAAACTGCATACCGCGCCGCCGAAAGATGTAAACGGCCTGAGAAAAGATGCCAGCCTGAGTCTGTACGCCATCCCGAACGGCAATATTAAAGGCCGCCAGGTTGCCCTGTTGCTGAGCGACGGTGTGAAAGCCGCCGACGTGTTGGCAATTTTACAGGAGCTAAAAGCCCATGGCGTGCATGCTAAACTGCTGGCGTCGCATATGGGACAGGTTCGCGCCGACGATGGCTCTACCCTGCCAATTGACGGCACCTTTAGCGGCCTGCCTTCGGTGACGGTAGATGCGGTTATCGTGCCGGACGGTAATATCGATGCGCTGCTGCTAAGCGGCGATGCGCGTTATTATCTACTGGAAGCCTATAAGCATCTGAAGGTGATCGGCCTGAGCGGCGATGCGCGGCGTTTTAAAGCGCAGTTCGGCCTTGGCGACGAAGAGCCTGAAGAGGGTCTGGTTGAGGATGTGAAAGCGGAAGGCGTGCTGATGAGCGAGTTTATCGCCTTCCTCGGCGCGCATCGCATCTGGTCTCGTAGCCAAAAAGCGCTAAGCGTACCGGCCTGA
- a CDS encoding L-cystine transporter, with protein MNVPLILNILTFIVLLVVLSRLGRQGWSLSKKVLVGLVIGVLFGLALQLIYGENAAVLKESISWFNVVGNGYVQLLQMIVMPLVFVSILSAVARLHNASSLGKISLLTIGVLLFTTAIAALVGVFVTTLFGLTAEGLVQGVQETARLSAIQSNYAGKVADLSAPQMLLSFIPKNPFADLAGANPTSIISVVIFAAFLGVAALQLLKDDQEKGERVLKAIEVLQLWVMKLVRLIMKLTPYGVLALMTKVVAGSNLQDIIKLGGFVVASYLGLAIMFGVHALLLSVNGINPLRFFRKVWPVITFAFTSRSSAASIPLNVEAQTQRLGVPESIASFSASFGATIGQNGCAGLYPTMLAVMVAPTMGINPLDPVWIATLVGIVTLSSAGVAGVGGGATFAALMVLPAMGLPVTLVALLISIEPLIDMGRTALNVNGAMTAGSLTSHWLKQTDKALLNSDEHSELAHR; from the coding sequence ATGAACGTTCCCCTTATTTTGAATATTTTGACGTTTATCGTCCTGCTGGTGGTGTTATCCCGGCTTGGCCGCCAGGGCTGGAGCCTGTCTAAAAAGGTCCTGGTAGGCCTGGTGATTGGCGTTCTGTTTGGTCTGGCGCTGCAGTTAATCTATGGCGAAAACGCCGCGGTGCTGAAAGAGTCAATAAGCTGGTTTAACGTAGTGGGCAATGGTTACGTTCAGCTGCTGCAAATGATTGTTATGCCGCTGGTATTCGTTTCTATTCTTAGCGCCGTGGCGCGCCTGCATAATGCCTCCTCGCTGGGGAAAATCAGCTTGCTGACCATTGGCGTTTTGCTGTTTACCACCGCTATCGCCGCGCTGGTCGGGGTGTTTGTCACTACCCTGTTTGGCCTGACCGCCGAAGGGCTGGTGCAGGGCGTGCAGGAAACGGCCCGTCTGTCGGCGATTCAGTCTAACTATGCGGGCAAAGTGGCCGACCTTAGCGCGCCGCAGATGCTGCTCTCTTTTATCCCGAAAAATCCGTTTGCCGATCTGGCCGGTGCTAACCCCACCTCCATTATCAGCGTGGTAATTTTTGCCGCTTTCCTTGGCGTGGCCGCCCTGCAGCTGTTGAAGGATGACCAGGAAAAAGGCGAGCGCGTACTGAAAGCAATCGAGGTTCTACAGCTGTGGGTAATGAAGCTGGTGCGCCTGATTATGAAGCTGACACCGTATGGCGTGCTGGCGCTGATGACCAAAGTGGTCGCCGGCTCTAACCTGCAGGATATTATCAAGCTCGGCGGCTTTGTGGTGGCTTCTTATCTGGGCCTGGCGATTATGTTTGGCGTCCATGCCCTGCTGCTGTCGGTTAACGGGATTAATCCGCTGCGCTTTTTCCGTAAGGTATGGCCGGTCATTACCTTTGCTTTTACCAGCCGCTCCAGCGCCGCCAGCATTCCGCTGAATGTGGAAGCACAGACTCAGCGCCTTGGTGTACCGGAGTCTATCGCCAGCTTCTCCGCTTCGTTTGGTGCCACTATCGGCCAGAACGGCTGCGCCGGTCTTTATCCGACTATGCTGGCGGTAATGGTTGCGCCGACGATGGGCATTAACCCACTGGATCCGGTATGGATAGCCACGCTGGTGGGCATCGTTACCCTCAGCTCCGCCGGTGTGGCGGGCGTAGGTGGCGGCGCGACCTTTGCCGCGCTGATGGTGCTGCCGGCGATGGGCCTGCCGGTAACGCTGGTCGCCCTGCTGATCTCTATCGAGCCGCTGATTGATATGGGCCGTACCGCGCTTAACGTGAATGGCGCGATGACCGCCGGCTCCCTGACCAGCCACTGGCTGAAGCAGACCGACAAAGCGCTGTTGAACAGCGACGAGCATAGCGAACTGGCGCATCGCTAA